A segment of the Chitinivibrionales bacterium genome:
TCATCACGATTTCATTTTTGAACCGCATGGTGCGGATCAAAGGGAAAAACCTCCGCAATCTGGGGATTGCATTGCAGGCGCGGAACGTGGAATCCATCAAGCCGATGGTCGAGCGTTATTCATCGTTGGCCGCCGGTGAAGATGGTTTGGTCAAGGCCATCGAAATCGAGGATGAAAAAGAGCCAGGTTGAATCGCCACTAATTTTTCGCTGCCGCTTCTTTTGTCGTCGGCTCGCTTTCGAGAAAATGAACTTTCTGCGCCATCGCGGTGGAATGACTGTCGCGCAAATGGCCATAGACCTTCATCGCCAATGCACCACCATCCTTGTGTCCAAGCCAGCGGGAAACCGTCGGAATGTCCACGCCGCTTTCAATGCAGCGGGTAGCAAACAGATGTCGCAAATCGTGATGCGTGATACGGGCGATGCCAAGTTTCTTGCAAGCCGTATCAATAGCACCCTGACATTCATGGACAAGCATGACTGGCTTGGTTAAAAATTCTGTTTCACTGCGCTCATTTTTCAATCGTTCCAACAATCGGCGCATATCGGGAATCATGGGGACACGGCGAATTTCCCAATTCTTTGTTCCAGTAGCCGGGTCGCCCAAAACCGTAATTTCGCCCTTTTCAAAGTCACAGTCCCGGCCATTAACCCGCGCCGCTTCACCTTTTCGGCAACCGCTGTATGCCAGAAATTCCACGAGATCGGCGCATCGTTCCGCCCAGCCACCGTCCCCCTTTCTGATTGTGGTTATCAATTCCACAAACTGTTTCTGGCTTGGAAGCTGCAAAAGCTTTTGCCGGATTTTCTTCCGTTTGATATGGATGGCCGGGTTGTCGTAACGCGCCCCCGCCTCAACTGCGATGTCCAAAACCGCCCGAAATGTTCCAACGGTGTTGTTGAAAGCCGACGGGCTTGCGGTCTTCCCGAATCGCGCGGCCCAAGCCAAACCATCGGCCTTGGAGATTTGGGCAACATCCATTTGATTGAGGTCGGGCCAAGATTTCAGCAAGGCCGCAATTCGTTCCTGCCGGTAAGTTTTGCTCCGGTCTTTGAGTGATTGGTCGCCGCTTAACCGCTCGCGGTAAGTTTGCAGGGCG
Coding sequences within it:
- a CDS encoding site-specific integrase, coding for VFYTICMKTNSSDNTEQRWQKTPVANLVRHVQSGNYYARIRVRGKLIWKSLKTDRISVAKLRLGDFHKEERQRAAAQTAVARGKMTFADALQTYRERLSGDQSLKDRSKTYRQERIAALLKSWPDLNQMDVAQISKADGLAWAARFGKTASPSAFNNTVGTFRAVLDIAVEAGARYDNPAIHIKRKKIRQKLLQLPSQKQFVELITTIRKGDGGWAERCADLVEFLAYSGCRKGEAARVNGRDCDFEKGEITVLGDPATGTKNWEIRRVPMIPDMRRLLERLKNERSETEFLTKPVMLVHECQGAIDTACKKLGIARITHHDLRHLFATRCIESGVDIPTVSRWLGHKDGGALAMKVYGHLRDSHSTAMAQKVHFLESEPTTKEAAAKN